The following are from one region of the Alkalimarinus sediminis genome:
- a CDS encoding aminopeptidase → MKKQTTIFSGTTLLLASLTLLVILVQGCSSIAYYQQAIAGQYQILNNRVDIEALIEDNQTEENLKQKLTIVQQVRAFAAKEMQMDVGQSYSQYSDTERDYVVWNITATPELSLTPHQWCYPIIGCQSYRGYFKQQTAQLKADELQRQGFDTWVGGVTAYSTLGWFDDPILNTFVYRDDSDLAALLIHELSHQVLYIKDDTAFNESFATAVEVEGLQRWLMSIDQAPLVQHHQIKLKERQVFISTVSASIERLKAVYESTISDEKKRAEKDQIIKEMKQQYQQNILDNHLSGYFTRWFDKVNNAKLITVSNYYRYVPAFTAMIAESNGDMGQFYEAAKQLGKLDKALRDNTLQAYILESPQHP, encoded by the coding sequence ATGAAAAAACAGACGACAATATTCTCAGGCACCACCTTGCTGTTAGCATCGCTGACTCTCTTGGTCATACTAGTTCAAGGGTGTAGCTCAATAGCGTACTACCAGCAGGCAATTGCCGGGCAGTACCAGATTCTCAACAACCGCGTCGACATCGAAGCACTTATTGAAGATAACCAAACAGAAGAAAATCTCAAACAGAAACTCACTATCGTTCAGCAAGTTAGAGCATTTGCAGCCAAAGAAATGCAGATGGATGTAGGGCAAAGCTACTCTCAGTACAGCGATACTGAACGGGATTATGTTGTCTGGAATATCACCGCGACACCAGAACTTTCGTTAACACCTCATCAGTGGTGCTATCCCATCATTGGCTGCCAGAGCTACCGTGGCTATTTTAAACAACAAACAGCCCAGCTAAAGGCCGATGAGTTACAAAGACAAGGGTTTGATACGTGGGTAGGAGGGGTAACCGCCTACTCAACACTAGGCTGGTTTGATGACCCGATACTGAATACTTTTGTTTACCGTGACGATAGTGACCTGGCTGCACTTCTAATACATGAACTTAGCCATCAGGTGCTTTATATTAAAGATGATACCGCCTTTAACGAAAGTTTTGCCACCGCGGTTGAGGTTGAAGGGCTGCAGCGCTGGCTGATGTCTATCGATCAAGCGCCATTAGTACAACATCACCAAATAAAACTGAAAGAGCGGCAGGTATTCATATCCACTGTGTCCGCCTCCATAGAACGCTTAAAGGCAGTCTACGAGTCAACAATCAGTGACGAGAAAAAGCGAGCCGAAAAAGATCAAATCATTAAAGAGATGAAGCAACAATACCAACAAAATATTCTCGACAACCATTTATCGGGATACTTCACCCGCTGGTTTGACAAAGTGAATAATGCAAAACTAATCACGGTATCAAACTACTATCGCTACGTGCCTGCATTTACCGCGATGATTGCAGAATCAAATGGCGACATGGGCCAGTTTTACGAAGCAGCAAAGCAGCTAGGAAAATTAGATAAAGCCCTCAGAGACAACACCCTGCAAGCCTATATACTCGAATCACCTCAACACCCATAA
- the argA gene encoding amino-acid N-acetyltransferase, with amino-acid sequence MSDKEWVSWFRQSSPYINAHRKKTVVLTLCGEALDDENLINIVHDIALLNSLGVRLVVAFGARPQIDSRLAEAGIKSDFHLGLRVTHEAMLEHILEVSGRLRAKLEAKLSTGIVNSPMHGAKIRVCSGNFVMARPVGVLEGTDLCHTGKVRRIDSEAITSLLDSGAVVLLPSLGYSVTGDAFNLSYEDVASTAAAALKAEKLILLTDKSGIEDGSGCLIRELTIADGRELLAASEQLDSLARAQLKAACEACANGVKRSHIISYKSNGAILEELFTRDGGGTMVSSDDYEQVRPAEIGDLNGIMELIEPLEEQGVLVRRSRELIETEIGYFTVDERDGAIIGCAALYPFPEDQAGELSCFAVRADYRRHGRGDTILEAVEKRARSLGFSRLFVLTTQTEHWFIERGFEKSSKDELPGHKQSNYNLQRNSKVFVKYL; translated from the coding sequence GTGAGTGATAAAGAGTGGGTGAGTTGGTTTCGTCAGTCTTCGCCTTACATAAATGCCCATCGTAAAAAAACGGTCGTGTTGACGTTATGTGGTGAAGCCTTAGACGATGAAAATTTGATCAATATCGTTCATGACATTGCACTGCTGAACAGTTTAGGCGTTAGGTTGGTTGTCGCATTCGGCGCTCGTCCTCAGATTGACTCCCGATTGGCAGAAGCGGGGATTAAATCAGACTTTCATTTAGGTCTGCGTGTTACGCATGAAGCGATGCTCGAGCATATTCTCGAGGTATCTGGTCGATTGAGGGCAAAACTAGAAGCCAAACTCTCAACCGGTATCGTTAACTCGCCTATGCATGGTGCGAAGATTCGTGTTTGCAGTGGTAACTTTGTTATGGCACGGCCTGTGGGTGTCTTAGAAGGCACGGACCTTTGCCACACCGGCAAGGTTAGACGTATCGACAGTGAAGCAATCACATCACTGCTGGATTCAGGCGCTGTCGTGTTATTGCCCTCGTTAGGGTATTCCGTCACCGGGGATGCGTTTAATCTAAGCTATGAAGATGTGGCCAGCACCGCAGCCGCGGCGTTAAAAGCAGAGAAGCTCATTCTGCTGACTGATAAGTCGGGGATCGAAGATGGAAGTGGCTGTCTAATCAGAGAGCTTACGATTGCGGATGGTCGCGAGCTGTTAGCTGCTTCAGAGCAGTTAGATTCACTCGCTCGGGCACAGTTAAAAGCCGCCTGTGAAGCTTGTGCTAATGGAGTCAAAAGATCTCACATTATTAGCTATAAAAGTAATGGCGCGATCTTGGAGGAGTTATTTACGCGAGATGGCGGCGGTACAATGGTAAGCTCCGACGACTATGAGCAGGTCAGGCCCGCAGAAATTGGTGACTTGAATGGCATTATGGAGCTAATAGAGCCGCTTGAGGAGCAGGGGGTTTTAGTTCGCCGTTCGAGAGAGTTAATCGAAACAGAGATTGGCTACTTCACAGTGGACGAGAGGGATGGCGCTATTATTGGGTGTGCAGCGCTGTACCCTTTTCCTGAAGACCAGGCTGGGGAGTTATCCTGTTTTGCGGTGCGTGCAGATTATCGCAGGCATGGTCGAGGCGACACAATATTAGAAGCGGTAGAAAAACGAGCACGATCCCTAGGTTTTAGTCGATTGTTTGTGCTAACTACTCAGACGGAGCACTGGTTTATAGAGCGGGGTTTTGAAAAGTCTTCAAAAGATGAGCTGCCCGGGCATAAACAGTCCAACTATAACTTACAGAGAAACTCCAAGGTGTTTGTTAAATACCTATAG
- the argE gene encoding acetylornithine deacetylase produces MINDAVLPSFESMLMQLIAAPSVSSPSSTWDQSNCQVIELLASWFESLGFAVERMDVPGHPGKQNLIATMGKGAGGLVLAGHTDTVPFDQAKWSSDPFSLSYRDNRFYGLGSCDMKGFFPVILSAVQAFSGADFKQPLIVIATADEESSMSGARALAEAGRPKARCAVIGEPTGLKPIRMHKGMMMECIRLQGRSGHSSNPSLGRSALDCMIDVLADLTLFKKELQAQHRNPAFEIAMPTMNFGHIHGGDNPNRICGACELQFDLRPLPGMDIHMLREMIRKRVTPIAQRHEVSLEIEHLFGGVPAFETPAESPFVAVCERLSGHSAEAVAFATEAPYLQSLGMDTIVMGPGSIDQAHQPDEFLAVDQVKPGVNILKGLIQQYCIDDVAAVSGHEGESKGE; encoded by the coding sequence ATGATAAATGATGCGGTGTTACCCTCGTTTGAAAGTATGCTGATGCAGCTGATTGCAGCGCCATCAGTTAGCAGTCCTTCATCAACTTGGGATCAAAGTAATTGCCAGGTCATTGAGCTATTGGCTAGCTGGTTTGAGTCGCTAGGGTTTGCTGTTGAGCGGATGGATGTGCCAGGTCATCCTGGCAAGCAAAATTTAATCGCCACGATGGGGAAGGGGGCTGGTGGTCTCGTTCTAGCAGGGCACACCGACACCGTACCATTTGATCAAGCCAAGTGGAGCTCTGATCCTTTCTCTCTAAGCTACCGTGATAACCGGTTCTATGGTTTAGGTAGTTGCGATATGAAAGGTTTTTTCCCTGTGATATTAAGTGCGGTGCAGGCATTTTCAGGGGCAGATTTTAAGCAGCCGCTAATCGTTATTGCCACAGCAGATGAAGAGAGTTCGATGTCTGGCGCGAGAGCGCTGGCAGAAGCGGGCCGTCCAAAGGCGAGATGCGCTGTCATCGGTGAGCCAACAGGGTTAAAGCCTATTCGCATGCATAAAGGGATGATGATGGAGTGCATTCGCCTACAAGGCCGTTCGGGGCACTCTTCAAATCCGTCGCTGGGGCGAAGTGCGTTAGATTGCATGATTGATGTGTTGGCTGATCTGACTTTATTTAAAAAAGAGCTTCAGGCTCAACACCGAAACCCTGCATTTGAGATTGCCATGCCGACGATGAATTTTGGGCATATTCACGGTGGTGATAATCCAAACCGGATATGTGGTGCTTGCGAACTGCAGTTTGACCTGCGTCCCTTACCTGGGATGGATATTCATATGCTCAGGGAGATGATTCGTAAACGTGTGACGCCCATTGCTCAGAGGCATGAAGTTTCTCTGGAGATAGAGCACCTCTTTGGTGGTGTTCCTGCGTTCGAGACTCCTGCAGAGTCTCCGTTTGTGGCTGTTTGTGAACGTCTCAGTGGTCATAGTGCTGAAGCGGTCGCTTTTGCAACAGAAGCGCCTTATTTACAATCATTAGGTATGGATACGATTGTGATGGGGCCTGGTTCTATTGATCAAGCACACCAGCCTGATGAGTTTTTGGCGGTCGATCAAGTTAAGCCTGGCGTTAATATTTTGAAAGGTCTGATCCAACAATATTGTATAGATGATGTCGCTGCGGTAAGTGGTCATGAAGGAGAGAGCAAGGGTGAGTGA
- a CDS encoding GGDEF domain-containing protein: MAHHHDDLNQAVRYLKLTLPEMSKREIPTTPENYAVWYEYISGSNLELKRKIDSLIQKQTPFSEKLNNDLYTQYIENGQQPAFDEIRDSVRKIINDLLLQVSGEGNELGGYAKSLELFSEKVSDTVDTNTINLLITELLIETRKREEATHSLQATLDTMAQEMTQLREEVERLNDEASTDALTRVKNRRAFNISLEKAISTSKIDSTQLTLLILDIDHFKQFNDQFGHITGDKVLRFVATMLQKNVKGNDTVARFGGEEFAVILPETSYENALSVAENVRTRIAGQMLTDSAANVKLGSVHASIGVASYRYGESPEEFIHRADQCLYKAKNSGRNRVVGEQDITEELPSKEQRI; this comes from the coding sequence ATGGCACATCATCACGATGATTTAAACCAGGCAGTTCGATACTTAAAGCTCACGCTACCTGAAATGAGCAAACGGGAAATCCCCACAACACCTGAAAATTACGCTGTATGGTACGAATACATATCCGGCTCTAACCTAGAACTTAAGCGAAAAATAGACAGTCTTATACAGAAACAGACACCTTTTTCTGAAAAGCTCAATAACGACCTTTACACACAGTATATTGAAAACGGCCAACAACCCGCCTTTGATGAGATCCGCGATAGCGTTAGAAAAATCATCAATGACCTGTTGTTACAAGTGTCTGGTGAGGGTAACGAACTCGGCGGCTATGCAAAATCACTTGAACTATTTTCTGAAAAAGTTAGCGATACAGTCGACACTAACACTATAAACCTCCTTATTACCGAGCTGCTAATCGAGACTAGAAAGCGAGAAGAAGCAACTCATAGCCTGCAAGCAACACTTGATACAATGGCTCAAGAGATGACTCAGCTGCGTGAAGAGGTTGAGCGACTCAACGATGAAGCTAGTACCGACGCTCTCACCCGAGTTAAAAATCGCCGTGCCTTTAACATCTCTTTAGAGAAAGCCATATCAACCAGTAAAATCGACTCGACTCAACTAACGCTTCTTATCCTGGATATTGACCATTTCAAACAGTTTAATGATCAGTTTGGTCATATCACTGGCGATAAAGTACTGCGTTTTGTGGCCACAATGCTGCAAAAAAATGTAAAGGGCAATGACACCGTCGCTCGGTTCGGAGGCGAGGAGTTTGCGGTTATTCTACCTGAGACCTCCTACGAAAATGCGCTATCAGTTGCTGAAAACGTACGCACCCGAATCGCGGGCCAAATGCTTACCGATAGCGCAGCCAACGTAAAGCTGGGCTCAGTCCATGCATCTATCGGTGTAGCAAGTTATCGATATGGCGAGAGCCCTGAAGAATTTATTCACCGTGCCGACCAGTGTCTTTACAAAGCCAAAAATAGCGGTCGTAATAGAGTCGTTGGCGAGCAAGATATTACGGAAGAATTACCATCAAAAGAGCAAAGGATATAA
- the argB gene encoding acetylglutamate kinase: MSTNRETAIQVASVLSQALPYIQRFAGKTIVIKYGGNAMENEELKNSFARDIVLMKSVGINPIVVHGGGPQIGELLSKLNIESHFVNGMRVTDSATMDVVEMVLGGLVNKEIVALINRNGGKAIGLTGKDANLIRATQLKVDVSSPEMQKSEIIDIGHVGEVSEVNQDVINMLTHSDVIPVIAPIGVGEDGRSYNINADLVAGKVAEELNAEKLMLLTNISGLQDKEGNVMTGLTTEQVDELIADGTIYGGMLPKIGCALSAVNNGVTSAHIIDGRVAHATLLEIFTDEGVGTLITNN; the protein is encoded by the coding sequence ATGAGTACAAATCGTGAAACAGCTATACAGGTCGCATCTGTATTAAGCCAGGCACTGCCGTATATTCAGCGCTTTGCTGGTAAGACGATTGTCATTAAATACGGTGGCAACGCAATGGAAAACGAAGAGCTAAAAAACAGTTTCGCTAGGGATATCGTATTGATGAAGTCGGTCGGTATTAATCCTATTGTGGTTCATGGTGGTGGCCCTCAAATTGGTGAATTGCTGAGCAAGTTAAATATTGAGAGCCACTTTGTGAATGGTATGCGGGTAACCGATAGTGCCACCATGGATGTGGTTGAAATGGTTCTTGGTGGCTTGGTTAATAAAGAGATAGTGGCTTTGATCAACCGTAACGGTGGTAAAGCTATTGGCTTGACCGGAAAAGATGCCAACTTGATTCGCGCTACCCAGTTAAAGGTCGACGTTTCATCACCAGAAATGCAAAAGTCCGAAATTATTGATATTGGCCATGTCGGCGAAGTGTCAGAGGTTAATCAAGATGTCATCAATATGTTAACTCATAGTGATGTGATACCTGTAATCGCACCGATTGGTGTAGGCGAAGATGGAAGGTCGTACAATATTAATGCAGACTTGGTCGCAGGTAAGGTCGCAGAAGAACTAAATGCTGAGAAGCTAATGTTGTTGACCAATATCTCAGGGTTGCAAGATAAAGAAGGCAATGTGATGACCGGCTTAACCACAGAGCAGGTTGATGAACTGATTGCCGATGGCACTATTTATGGCGGGATGTTGCCTAAAATAGGGTGTGCGCTAAGCGCTGTGAATAATGGTGTGACGAGTGCCCATATCATAGATGGACGAGTAGCCCATGCAACCTTGCTGGAAATCTTTACTGATGAAGGCGTTGGAACGCTAATAACCAATAATTAG
- a CDS encoding phosphomannomutase/phosphoglucomutase has translation MKLGKKNKPEENASVVDEKAKAKAVKKKEKSAGVKHKTLTPPLYIALACSLAVIMLVGYLIQVVVVATAEKNISQSISQIALSSAQLQIDQRVSFVKRELDSIASLEMVRSALDDSDKRELMERNIEGYLPYVAKVYFFKKGLASRDTESDTPLGFSSLDLIKKAEKGESPPPEAFLRDKDWLVQAAVPVKHAQTDSISGVLLVVFEKGIVLESLKLVAGVDAGKLSLVQVIGSSEQVVASVGAGSEEVLSLATSLPHWQVRFQPALSSTTFIDIGMLWGLIAVGAVLVLVVVALPLMTLFKGLRKESMVVTQYAQNLFNAERRKMPDIKFAMFHSMAATMQRLSIAAEKKMDSVAEAKKAQAKAQTVEENDHADPLFQSGDDLDIDMMDGDDDLLGLGASDGSDPLDGLDDDLLSESEASTVEVPQSIFRAYDIRGIVGETLTPEIVLQIGLAIGSEAAKRGQATICVGYDGRLSSPELAEALISGLVKTGREVINIGQVPTPVLYFATHHLNTGSGVMITGSHNPANYNGFKMMLGGETLAGDDVQKLYDRILVQDYEHGAGEVRQQDVSRDYLDTILNDIAVAAPLKVVVDAGNGVAGELGPTLIEELGCEVIPLHCDIDGTFPNHHPDPGKPENLQDLIRKVEEEGADLGIAFDGDGDRVGVVTNTGKIIWPDRLLMLFAKDVVSRNPGADVIFDVKCSRRLNGLISGYGGRPIMWKTGHSLIKAKMKETGALLAGEMSGHMFFKERWFGFDDGLYSAARLLEVLGIDERSSNDVFESFPEDLSTPEINVSVTDEGKFELIESLCTQGNFEGGNLSTIDGVRVDYPDGWGLCRASNTTPSLVLRFEADDEASLARIQQVFREQLSMVDPELELSF, from the coding sequence ATGAAGCTAGGTAAAAAAAACAAACCAGAAGAAAATGCTTCGGTGGTCGATGAGAAGGCTAAGGCAAAAGCAGTTAAGAAAAAAGAGAAGTCAGCGGGAGTTAAGCATAAAACACTAACGCCGCCACTATATATCGCTTTGGCCTGTTCGCTAGCTGTCATCATGTTAGTGGGGTATTTAATTCAAGTAGTTGTGGTGGCCACTGCCGAGAAAAACATCAGTCAGTCAATTTCACAGATTGCGCTTTCGAGTGCGCAGTTGCAAATTGATCAGCGAGTCAGTTTTGTAAAGCGAGAGCTTGATAGCATTGCATCATTAGAGATGGTTCGCTCTGCGCTTGATGACAGTGACAAGCGTGAGTTGATGGAAAGAAACATAGAGGGTTATTTGCCCTATGTAGCCAAAGTTTACTTCTTTAAAAAAGGGTTAGCCTCTCGTGATACAGAGTCAGACACTCCTCTAGGTTTTTCGAGTCTCGACCTGATTAAAAAAGCAGAAAAAGGTGAGAGCCCTCCTCCTGAAGCCTTTTTAAGAGATAAAGACTGGCTAGTGCAGGCTGCAGTGCCTGTAAAACATGCTCAAACAGATAGTATTTCGGGTGTGCTACTCGTAGTTTTCGAAAAGGGAATTGTGTTAGAGAGCTTGAAGCTAGTGGCGGGTGTTGATGCCGGTAAGCTTAGCTTGGTACAGGTTATTGGTAGCTCTGAGCAAGTGGTTGCATCGGTAGGAGCGGGTTCTGAAGAGGTGCTTTCTCTTGCAACGTCGCTTCCCCATTGGCAGGTTCGTTTTCAGCCTGCTTTGTCATCCACTACATTTATTGATATCGGTATGCTCTGGGGGCTGATAGCTGTTGGGGCAGTGTTAGTGTTAGTAGTAGTTGCATTGCCATTAATGACTCTCTTTAAAGGTCTTAGGAAAGAGTCAATGGTCGTGACTCAATACGCTCAAAACTTGTTTAACGCTGAAAGGCGCAAGATGCCTGATATTAAGTTTGCCATGTTTCACTCTATGGCGGCGACCATGCAGCGATTATCCATAGCGGCTGAGAAGAAGATGGACTCGGTTGCAGAGGCCAAAAAGGCGCAAGCAAAAGCTCAAACAGTTGAAGAAAATGATCATGCAGACCCTCTGTTTCAGAGTGGAGACGATCTCGACATTGATATGATGGACGGCGATGACGATCTGTTAGGGTTAGGTGCTTCGGATGGAAGTGACCCGTTAGACGGCTTAGATGATGATCTGCTGTCGGAGAGTGAGGCGAGCACTGTTGAAGTACCGCAATCAATATTCAGGGCCTATGATATTAGAGGGATTGTCGGCGAAACGTTAACGCCCGAAATAGTTCTACAAATCGGCTTGGCTATTGGCAGTGAGGCCGCTAAACGCGGTCAGGCGACTATTTGTGTTGGCTATGATGGCCGGTTATCTAGCCCCGAACTTGCTGAGGCGCTGATCAGTGGTCTGGTTAAAACTGGACGTGAGGTCATTAATATCGGTCAGGTGCCAACACCTGTATTGTATTTTGCGACTCATCATCTTAATACCGGCTCAGGAGTCATGATTACCGGTAGCCATAATCCCGCCAACTATAATGGCTTCAAAATGATGTTGGGAGGCGAAACCCTTGCGGGTGATGATGTTCAGAAACTCTATGATCGAATACTGGTGCAGGATTACGAGCATGGTGCCGGAGAAGTGCGCCAGCAGGATGTGAGCCGAGATTACCTAGATACTATCCTTAATGATATTGCCGTAGCTGCACCGCTCAAAGTGGTAGTCGATGCGGGCAATGGGGTAGCCGGTGAGTTGGGGCCTACGCTGATAGAAGAGCTGGGCTGTGAAGTTATTCCACTACACTGTGATATTGATGGTACCTTCCCAAATCATCACCCAGACCCAGGTAAACCAGAAAACCTACAAGATTTGATTCGAAAAGTAGAAGAGGAAGGTGCTGATTTAGGCATTGCGTTCGATGGCGATGGTGACCGTGTAGGTGTAGTAACCAATACGGGTAAAATTATTTGGCCTGACCGTTTGTTAATGCTGTTTGCTAAAGATGTGGTCTCTCGTAACCCTGGCGCAGACGTTATTTTTGATGTTAAGTGTTCAAGACGTCTCAATGGGCTAATTAGCGGCTATGGCGGCCGCCCTATTATGTGGAAGACCGGGCATTCACTGATAAAAGCCAAAATGAAAGAAACCGGTGCATTGCTTGCGGGTGAAATGAGTGGCCACATGTTCTTTAAGGAGCGTTGGTTTGGTTTTGATGATGGTCTTTATAGTGCTGCCCGTTTATTAGAGGTGTTAGGGATAGACGAAAGATCGTCTAATGACGTGTTTGAAAGCTTCCCAGAAGACTTGAGCACTCCGGAAATCAACGTTTCGGTGACGGATGAAGGCAAATTTGAATTAATTGAATCCCTTTGTACCCAAGGCAATTTTGAAGGTGGAAATCTTTCGACTATTGATGGTGTAAGAGTTGATTATCCGGATGGTTGGGGCTTGTGCAGAGCGTCCAATACCACGCCTTCGCTAGTTTTGCGGTTTGAGGCTGATGATGAGGCGTCTTTAGCGCGCATTCAGCAAGTGTTTCGAGAGCAGTTATCGATGGTAGACCCAGAGCTGGAGCTGTCGTTTTAG
- the dut gene encoding dUTP diphosphatase, producing the protein MSKKNLQLKIMDARLGNEIPMPTYATEGSAGIDLRACLDESIEIQPGETILVPTGMAIYIEDPGLAAVLLPRSGLGHKHGVVLGNLVGLIDSDYQGQLMVSCWNRGDKPFTINIGERIAQMVLVPVVQAEFEIVTEFDDSHRGEGGFGSTGTH; encoded by the coding sequence ATGTCCAAGAAAAATCTCCAGCTAAAGATTATGGATGCTCGTTTAGGAAACGAGATACCCATGCCCACTTATGCCACCGAAGGGTCCGCCGGTATTGATCTCAGGGCGTGTTTGGATGAATCGATTGAAATCCAACCAGGAGAGACGATTTTGGTGCCCACGGGAATGGCCATTTATATTGAAGATCCAGGTCTTGCCGCCGTCTTGCTGCCACGCTCTGGGCTTGGTCATAAGCACGGTGTGGTATTAGGAAACCTGGTGGGGCTTATTGACTCTGACTATCAGGGGCAACTTATGGTCTCATGTTGGAACCGAGGCGATAAGCCTTTTACTATCAATATTGGCGAAAGAATCGCACAGATGGTTTTGGTACCTGTTGTTCAGGCTGAGTTTGAGATCGTTACCGAGTTTGACGATAGCCACAGAGGTGAAGGTGGGTTTGGTTCAACTGGTACTCATTGA
- the coaBC gene encoding bifunctional phosphopantothenoylcysteine decarboxylase/phosphopantothenate--cysteine ligase CoaBC codes for MLNGRRILVGITGGIAAYKTAEFVRLLIKSGADVRVVMTAGAQEFITPLTMQALSGNPVHTTLLDTDAEAGMGHIELAKWADLIVVAPASADFIARYTAGMANDLLTTLCLATEAPVAIAPAMNQAMWSNSRTQRNMGLLVQDASALIWGPGEGVQACGDVGLGRMLEPEQLYASVAQHFSEGVLQGKRVVITAGPTREAIDPVRYVSNHSSGKMGYALAIAARNAGASVELISGPVALPVPEGVKYTPVSSAVDMLEAAESSVDQQCDIFIAAAAVADYRPEQVPEQKIKKSQDKMVIELIKNPDIVASIAARKDKPFTVGFAAETQSVIAYAEGKLQKKNLDMIIANDVSDQRIGFNSEDNAVTVLWQGGRESFSLQSKSLLAGNIIDLITSRANYSKN; via the coding sequence ATGTTAAATGGTCGTCGAATATTAGTAGGCATCACAGGCGGAATCGCTGCTTACAAAACCGCTGAGTTCGTCAGGTTGTTAATTAAATCTGGGGCAGACGTGCGAGTGGTTATGACTGCGGGGGCGCAGGAGTTTATCACCCCGCTTACGATGCAGGCGTTATCGGGAAACCCTGTTCACACGACATTACTTGATACAGATGCTGAAGCGGGTATGGGGCATATTGAGTTGGCCAAATGGGCCGACTTAATTGTTGTCGCACCTGCTTCTGCTGACTTTATTGCCCGATACACTGCTGGCATGGCAAATGATTTGCTGACCACCCTCTGTTTAGCAACGGAGGCTCCGGTTGCGATTGCTCCAGCTATGAATCAGGCGATGTGGAGTAATAGTCGCACACAACGAAATATGGGCTTGTTGGTGCAAGATGCGAGTGCTCTTATCTGGGGGCCTGGTGAGGGCGTGCAAGCATGCGGTGATGTGGGGTTAGGCCGAATGCTTGAGCCAGAGCAGTTGTATGCGTCTGTTGCTCAACACTTCTCTGAAGGGGTTCTGCAAGGTAAGAGAGTGGTCATTACTGCAGGCCCTACGAGAGAGGCGATTGACCCTGTTAGATATGTGTCTAATCACAGCTCGGGAAAAATGGGTTATGCGTTAGCCATTGCTGCGAGAAATGCAGGTGCCTCGGTTGAGCTGATATCTGGCCCTGTGGCCTTGCCTGTACCTGAAGGAGTGAAATACACGCCGGTTTCTTCTGCAGTAGATATGTTAGAGGCAGCTGAGAGCAGTGTTGATCAGCAGTGTGACATATTTATTGCGGCGGCCGCTGTAGCAGATTATCGACCCGAGCAGGTGCCTGAGCAAAAAATCAAAAAGAGCCAAGACAAAATGGTGATCGAACTGATCAAAAATCCTGATATTGTAGCTTCAATTGCAGCCCGTAAAGATAAGCCTTTTACGGTAGGGTTTGCGGCAGAGACTCAGAGCGTTATTGCGTATGCTGAAGGTAAGCTGCAAAAGAAAAATCTCGACATGATTATTGCCAATGATGTATCGGATCAGCGGATTGGCTTTAATAGTGAAGATAACGCCGTTACGGTGTTGTGGCAGGGGGGGCGCGAGTCATTCTCTCTGCAGAGCAAATCGTTATTAGCGGGTAATATTATCGACCTTATTACATCTCGTGCGAATTACTCAAAAAACTGA
- the radC gene encoding RadC family protein: protein MAISDWPSNERPREKLLDKGSQALSDAELLAIFLRTGIPGKTAVDLSRELLNRFGSLRGLLSSSLEEFCAAPGLGSAKYAQLQATLEMGKRYIQEQLQSESALTSPTLTRDYLKAKLTGRPYEVFCCLYLDNQHRVIKFEELFRGTIDGASVYPREVVKNTLDNKAAAVIFAHNHPSGVAEPSLADQQITKRLISALALIDVRVLDHIIIGNGETTSFAERGLL, encoded by the coding sequence ATGGCTATATCAGACTGGCCCAGTAATGAGCGCCCACGTGAAAAGTTATTAGATAAAGGCTCTCAGGCACTCAGCGACGCAGAATTACTTGCAATCTTTTTACGCACGGGCATACCTGGCAAAACTGCGGTAGACCTTTCTCGAGAACTACTTAACCGCTTTGGCAGTTTAAGAGGGCTGCTCTCTTCTTCCCTCGAAGAGTTTTGCGCCGCCCCAGGCCTTGGCAGTGCAAAGTACGCCCAGCTTCAAGCAACGCTTGAGATGGGTAAGCGATACATACAAGAGCAACTGCAAAGTGAAAGTGCTTTAACTAGCCCTACCCTGACTCGAGATTACTTAAAAGCCAAGTTGACCGGCCGACCTTATGAAGTGTTTTGCTGCCTTTATCTTGATAATCAACACCGAGTCATTAAGTTCGAAGAACTCTTTAGAGGTACTATTGATGGCGCAAGCGTCTATCCGCGAGAAGTGGTTAAAAACACCTTAGATAACAAAGCCGCAGCGGTTATTTTTGCACATAATCACCCATCTGGGGTCGCAGAGCCTAGTCTTGCAGATCAACAGATCACTAAACGACTGATTTCTGCCTTGGCACTCATAGATGTACGAGTATTAGACCATATTATTATCGGAAATGGCGAAACCACATCCTTCGCCGAAAGAGGGCTGCTATAA